From Coffea arabica cultivar ET-39 chromosome 9c, Coffea Arabica ET-39 HiFi, whole genome shotgun sequence, one genomic window encodes:
- the LOC113707614 gene encoding putative F-box/FBD/LRR-repeat protein At5g22670 yields MDPNLKLAGSRSFASPKQLHIADSSDMISNLPDAVLGCILSLVPTKDAMRTSVLSKRWKGLWLSVSHYVFDEHSQGDRMLFVNLLNRVIHRETYIDKLSISCRDLHDPLLLHLFLCNVRELNLSFSEFDGPFNFPSSACSLESLISFKLKLCYNVLNLPSNICFSSLETLHLECITFPDKPSNQQLFSNCCMLEHLVLDKCRWTTDNNVIHAPKVRNLTIHDELIERFTISKFVITIIGSEIQFLKYEGGLENEYILADQPSLAVADIHVAEVPRLFDNDRIVAFRAFLLLTKLKNARCLTITPDTAEVITSYERECPIPWPDFNNLTKLEITESSMDLTCDLLLLLISRAHCLQSLAFSQGIFVPEDEDWEWDHVPECFSTHLRNIHIGDLCGYPYELSILGFFLKHAMVLQKMVISFSVDMTESLEKQGVIRAKLLALPRGSISCVIDFC; encoded by the exons ATGGACCCAAATTTGAAGCTGGCCGGCAGTAGAAGCTTCGCCAGTCCCAAACAACTGCATATTGCTGATAGTAGTGATATGATTAGCAACTTGCCTGATGCTGTTCTTGGTTGCATTCTATCACTAGTTCCAACAAAAGATGCCATGAGAACAAGTGTCCTGTCAAAAAGATGGAAAGGACTGTGGCTTTCTGTTTCTCATTATGTGTTTGATGAACATTCTCAAGGAGACAGGATGCTGTTTGTGAACCTTTTGAACAGAGTGATTCATCGAGAAACATATATCGATAAACTGTCAATTTCATGTCGTGACTTACATGATCCATTGCTTCTTCATTTGTTCCTGTGCAATGTTAGAGAGCTTAATCTTAGTTTTTCGGAATTTGATGGCCCATTCAACTTTCCTAGTTCTGCATGTTCTCTTGAATCTCTCATTTCTTTCAAACTGAAGCTATGCTATAATGTTCTCAATCTTCCATCTAATATCTGTTTTTCCAGTTTGGAGACCTTACATCTTGAGTGCATAACTTTTCCAGATAAGCCTTCAAATCAGCAGCTATTTTCAAATTGCTGTATGCTTGAGCATTTAGTTTTGGATAAATGTCGATGGACAACTGATAATAATGTCATCCATGCTCCCAAAGTTAGGAATCTAACCATACATGACGAGTTGATTGAACGTTTTACCATAAGCAAGTTTGTGATCACAATCATTGGATCAGAAATTCAATTCCTTAAATACGAGGGTGGTCTTGAGAATGAATATATCCTCGCAGACCAGCCATCATTAGCTGTAGCAGATATCCATGTTGCTGAGGTGCCACGTCTCTTTGACAATGACAGAATCGTTGCCTTCCGTGCATTTCTCCTTCTCACAAAGCTGAAGAATGCAAGATGTCTAACAATTACACCTGATACTGCTGAG GTCATTACCAGTTATGAACGTGAATGTCCTATTCCGTGGCCTGACTTCAACAATTTAACCAAACTGGAAATTACTGAATCTTCAATGGATTTAACTTGTGATTTGTTATTATTGCTCATCAGTAGAGCACATTGTCTGCAGTCTCTTGCATTTTCCCAG GGAATCTTTGTACCTGAGGATGAAGACTGGGAGTGGGATCATGTTCCTGAGTGCTTCTCAACACATCTTAGGAATATCCATATTGGGGATCTGTGTGGATATCCTTATGAGCTCTCTATACTAGGTTTTTTCTTGAAGCACGCAATGGTTCTGCAAAAGATGGTTATATCTTTTTCGGTTGACATGACAGAAAGCTTAGAGAAGCAGGGGGTCATACGTGCAAAGTTGCTAGCGCTTCCGAGAGGCTCAATTTCATGTGTAATTGACTTCTGCTAA
- the LOC140014104 gene encoding uncharacterized protein — translation MYPNTIPGSSDANIPVNQAILSTKNNFVDEVNDILISKFPGEAVEYLSFDKTLNPNYQGQYEDFLNSLSQSGLPPHRLILKVNAPIILLRNLDPTEGLCNGTRLICRNLSRNVIHAQIVIGDFAGKDVFIHRIPLEPPTDEQYPVPYKRTQFSIRFCFAMTINKAQGQTLDFVGIYLREHVFSHGQLYVGLSRSRTVSQVKLLIKLPFFDKSRINQTRNIVYREVLEASQLAVK, via the coding sequence ATGTACCCCAATACCATACCTGGATCATCAGATGCTAACATTCCAGTCAACCAAGCAATTCTGTccacaaaaaataattttgttgatGAGGTGAACGACATTCTCATTAGCAAATTTCCAGGTGAAGCAGTAGAATATCTTAGTTTTGATAAAACCTTAAATCCAAATTATCAGGGACAGTATGAGGACTTTTTGAATTCTCTTTCCCAAAGTGGACTTCCACCACATAGGCTAATCTTGAAGGTTAATGCACCAATAATCTTGCTTAGAAATTTAGATCCTACTGAAGGCCTTTGTAATGGGACAAGATTAATATGCAGGAATTTGAGCCGAAATGTTATTCATGCTCAAATAGTTATAGGTGATTTTGCTGGAAAAGATGTTTTCATCCATAGAATTCCGTTAGAACCTCCCACTGATGAGCAATACCCTGTCCCATATAAGAGAACTCAGTTTTCAATCCGTTTTTGCTTTGCAATGACAATTAACAAAGCTCAAGGACAAACATTAGATTTTGTAGGTATTTATTTAAGAGAACATGTGTTTTCTCATGGCCAGCTTTATGTGGGGTTATCACGTTCAAGAACAGTTTCACAAGTCAAGTTACTCATTAAGcttccattttttgataaatctaGAATAAATCAGACAAGAAATATTGTATATAGAGAAGTTCTTGAAGCTTCTCAATTAGCTGTCAAGTAA
- the LOC140014314 gene encoding large ribosomal subunit protein eL20: MVNYRFHQYQVVGRALPSETDEHPKIYRMKLWATNEVRAKSKFWYFLRKLKKVKKSNGQVLAINEIFEKNPTTIKNYGIWLRYQSRTGYHNMYKEYRDTTLNGAVEQMYTEMASRHRVRYHCIQIIKTATVPAKLCKRESTKQFHNSKIRFPLVFKKVRPPSRKLKTTYKASKPNLFM; encoded by the exons ATGGTGAATTACAGG TTTCATCAGTACCAGGTGGTCGGCAGAGCTTTGCCGTCGGAGACCGATGAGCATCCCAAGATCTACCGCATGAAGCTTTGGGCGACCAATGAAGTCCGCGCCAAGTCCAAGTTTTG GTACTTTCTGAGGAAGCTTAAGAAGGTTAAGAAGAGCAATGGCCAGGTTCTTGCTATTAATGAG ATCTTTGAGAAGAACCCAACCACAATTAAGAACTATGGAATCTGGTTGAGGTATCAGAGTAGAACTGGCTATCACAACATGTACAAGGAGTACCGTGATACCACTTTGAATGGTGCTGTTGAACAGATGTACACTGAAATGGCTTCACGTCACAGGGTTCGTTATCACTGCATTCAGATCATCAAGACAGCCACTGTTCCTGCTAAGCTTTGCAAGAGGGAGAGTACCAAGCAGTTCCATAACTCCAAAATCAGGTTCCCCTTAGTGTTCAAGAAGGTCAGGCCACCTAGCCGAAAGCTGAAGACCACATACAAGGCATCCAAACCCAACTTGTTTATGTAA